The Microtus pennsylvanicus isolate mMicPen1 chromosome 5, mMicPen1.hap1, whole genome shotgun sequence DNA segment GGTGTTTGCAACTAAGCCTGGTGATGCCCGAATTCATTCCCAGGGAGCACTTGGAAGGGGAGAAACGGGAGAACAACCTCTGCAAAGCTTTTCTctgacacacacaataaataggttttattttatgtatatggatgttttgcccgcatgcatgtctgtacaccacatgcgtgcctggtgctgtggaggccagaggagggtgtctgatcctctggaacttgagttacagactgttatgagccaccatgtaggtacaacttgagttacagactgttgtgagccaccatgtaggtactaggaattgaaactgggtccctcggaagagcagccagtgctgttaactgctgagtcatctctccaggccttttCTGCCCTCATCTTAACAGGAGGACTAGGCTTCCGATCACTTAGGCACCCCTCCCTCTATCCTGTAAGTAATCAATCTCAGAGGTACACGGGGAGCtggaggctagcttgggctagaCAGTAAGACCTATCTCAACTCGTAAATATACCAAGCTTTTAAAGCCATGAGGAGTTTCTGTATGCTGGGGCACTGTGCCACAGAGGTGAGGTAGAAGGATAGCGGAGGGCTCTGCCCACTGGTCAAGCAAAGTCAAGGGCCAGCTTAAGTCTGAGCCTAGGCCTGAGCAGACTCTGGGGTCTGTGAAGCTGAGGTGCCAGGCAGAGGCGAGTCCTCAGGGGCCAGTCCTGTGCGCCTGATGCTGTCCTGATACTTGTGACGGCCGAGCTCCAAGATGGCACGCACCTCTTCAGCCACATCCTGCCGGTCACTCTGCTCCAGGGCCTGCACCAAGTGTCCCACAGCCCCAGGCTGTCCAGCCTGGCGCTCAGCCCAGGAGAAGAGCATGTGGCGGATCTGCCCATCCAGGTCATCCCTGGGGGGGAAAAGAGCGGTGATGAAGGCATTCTGCCCAggaccacccaccacatacaaaGGCTCAATGTTTCAAAAAGGAGTTTCTTGCTCCATGGGCTGATGACCAGACCCTCCGTATCCAGGCTGGTGTTTGCTCCGCCTCCATCTTTGAACGCTTTcagctactgtgtgtgtgtgtgtgtgtgtgtgtgtgtgtgtgtgtgtgtgtgtgtgtgttgtgaagtTGATGGGAGTCAGAAGCTCACCTGAATTCATGCCGGATACGCTGTAGCTCACGGTAGGGCATACCTAGGTGCAGGGCCACGGTTGGCCAGTCAGGACCTAGGCGTGAGGCCACACTCAACAAGTTGCTCTGAGTCAGGAAACCAGTTTCTGCATCACCCAGGTTCAGAGGCATCAGGGAGAAGTCTGTCCCCTGCCCACTTCCCTGGGGCCCCCGGAGTCTCTGTCAGGAGACAAGGATACAGTAAGCTTGAACCCATCCTCTTGTCTTTGCTCACCCAGGGATCTGTTTCCTCCTGTCAGCTCACGCCTCTCCAGTCTCACCGGCAGCTTGATGGGCAAGGTGGCCATCCACAGTGCATCTGTGCCCTTCCTCTGCCGGGCAGCCTCGGCTTCCTGAGGCACCTCCACGGGAAGTGAACCCCGATAAAAGGACACCTGGGGAAGGATCAGGTGGGTGCTAAGGAATATCCCTTTACGCtgtatgaatatatgttgctgtgattggtttaataaagaagctgactggccaatagctggaaaGAAAGAGACTGGGCAGGGGAACCagactgagaatgctgggaagaagggcagaaccGGGGGTTTGTCAGTCaaatgcagagggagcaggagatgaatgtgccatgctaatacAGGTACCACCAagtggcagagcataaataaggaatatgggttagcttaaaatgtaagagctagttagtaataagtctgagctttGGCCGGGCATTTGTAATTCATactaagcctctgagtgattatttgggagtggCTGCATGATAGGAAAACTCTGTCTACAGATGGGGTTCAGAACTGTAGCCTTAGTCCAGGTACCTTGGGGGTCCTGACACATCAGCCCACCTGGCCTCGGACAGCCTGAGCTTCCCGGTCCAAGGCTGTGGTGATGTATACCTCCTTTACATTCTTCAGGTGTgaatagaaaacaaagcagaTTCTGCCATCCACGCAGTCTGGACGGTCTGTGGAGGGAGGGGGGTGCGAATTCAGTAGGGGGGAGTCAAGGGATCACACCCCAGTGCCCCCTGGAGAAGAGACCTACCAGCATCTACATCAATGCCCCGCTCAAAGGCTGCAAAGAACTTCTCACCCTCAAACATCTCCACGGTGTCAGAGGGTTCAGGGCCACGGTATCGATCCATCAGCCGACACAGGGTGGCATCGACCTGTGGAGCACCCACAGGGATTAGAGGTCAAAACTCTGTAGCCACTCTAGCCTTCAGGtcacacactcccccccccccccgccttcctGCTGCCCCACCTTGTTGCGGGGTAGGCACTGCAGCAGGACCTGCTCAGGGTCCCGGCGCCTCTGCAGTGCAATGAGGTTCACGCGGTGCAGCCGCAGCCGTTCCCAGGCCTTCCGTGCCAGGCCCCCTACACAGGTTTTGGTGGTATACCAGAGCCAGTACCTGGAAGTGCCGGAGTTGAGGTGTGGCCATACCCATGAAGGGCAGAAGGGGTGCTGAGGAAGCTAGGGGACACTGACCAGGAGAAGTGTGTGACCTGGAAGCGTGCGTACAGGTGGGTGAGTTCCAGCGCCACCTGAGTGGTGATGTCATCCCAGGTGGCTGTCGAGGGTGTTCGATAGAGCAGGTGTAGGTGGGAGCGGTCCAGACTGAACCCTGGACAGGAAATAGCAAACGGCTGAAGCCCTCTCTAAATGTAGCTCCCACTTCTAAGCACCCAGCTCTGGTCCTGAAGCAAGCAAGCCTCACCTGTAACACCAGGGGGCAAGGGCAACTGCACAGTGACTGGCTGTAGGAAGCTGGGGGGCCCGCTCTGTGAGAGGCACAGCAAGGGGCTCACTGATGCCTCTGACTCTTCCAGGAGGGCTCTCAGCTCTAGACCAGCCATATGCACTACCTGGACAGAGAACCGTGAGTGTCTTCCTGTATGCTGAGGCACCCCCTGCCACCCTTGGCACTGGCCTGACCACTATACCTGCATGGAGACTTGGCGAGGCTCTTCTGTGGCCCCAGAAGGAAAGGTGACTTTGACCCCAGGATGACCTGAGGAGCACAAAAGTGCTCCCTCTGGTGGCAACAGGCAAGTGTTGGATACTGGGCGTAAAACGACAAGAAACCAGGAGAAGTGGGGCACCTGGCATCGAGCCCAGAGCCTCTGGAACACATGGGAGGAAAGGGTCAGGGCAGAGATGATGGGCAAGGGTGGGTGGTGTCAGGGCAGGCTGCTCCTGTCCCCTCACTCCCAAGGGCCTAGGCAGCTGTCACCTTGGGTGCCTCTTCCTCCAGGTGGGTCTCTAGGTCAGTCCAGCTGTCGTCACTCCGCGTCCTTACAACTACCTCACGGCAGCGTTGGACTCGTGGGGGGACGAACAGCAGCCATAAGCTCACATCctgtcaggcaatggtggtgtgTGAGAGAAGGCCAGCCTACACCTGCCCCCTACCCATCCTTTACACACCTGCTGGAAAGCCACCCCATGGGGCTGCAACTCCAGAACACCACTTAGCAAGAAGTCATGAGGTCCCAGGGAGACCAGGTGAGGCTCCGGCAGCCACAGTCGATAGTGGATGGTGATGGGCGTGGTGGTGGCTCCTGCTGGGAACTGTAGGCGGACACCACAGGCCAGGGTCACAGAACAGCCATGGGGAGTCACAAGGAAGCTGAGTGAGGAAAGAGGAATGAGGGCAGACAGACAAGGTGCCCCATGTGTCCAGGGAGACAGGGTAGACAGATGTCTCAAGCCACCTTCCCACTGATACCTGTCCAAATCCGAGGTTAGGAAGAGCCTGGGCATTTCCGGAATCTGGGATATGTCTGCACAAGGGGCAGGCTTGTGGTTACAATGATGACATGCCTTTGTCTTCTTATAGCCTGACCATGCCCATGCCAAGCCTACCTGGGGGACTTGGGGGTGCTGGAGAGGCCTCACCCAGAGGGTTCCCCTGCACGCGTACAAAGGGGGCGTCTAGGAGCTCAGCAGGCAGGTTCCGGAGCTGGTTGTCCCTTAGGTCAAGCCGAGTGATCAGTGGCAGGTGGGCCAGGCCAGTGGGCACTGAGGTCAGGAGATTGCTGTGCAGAACAAGGAGCCGCAGGGACCGTAGCCCCGCTGCAGGCAAGTGCTGGTTTAGGGTTGGCTCTGGGCACCTTGACAAGATACTCACACTAAAGGCTTCAGGCTCTATCGTGTGGCGGGACAAAGATGGATATGAACTACGAGGAgccaaggaggcagaagcaaagtcAAGGGGCTACCTGGGAGCAGTGAGGGTTCACGTGCCAAGGCAATCCCAAGACTTTAGGGTTGCAGGGGCCCACAGGGCAATGGAGGTATGGGCActggctgtgggggaggggcacactGTATTAGCTGGTGAAACGAAGCTGGTACCATGGTTACTCACCAAGAGAGGCTGGGAGATTCTGCAGTCGGTTGGAGGCCAGATTGAGCTCACTGAGGTTGCTCAGGTTTCCAATCTCGGAGGGTATGGTGTCTAGAAGATTCTCAGAGAGATCAAGACGCTGAAGAGCGGACAGGGACCCCAGGGTTGCGGGTAGCTTTTCTAGGCAGTTGTGCCTCACAGAGAGGAAGGTGAGAGCAGGCAGGGCCCCCAGGACCTCGGGCAGCTCCGAGAGACGGTTGTGAGAAAGCAGCAGTGCATCCAAGCTGCGCAGCTCCAGGATGCAGGGCGGCAGCGTCTCCAGTCTGTTGAAGCTCAGGTCCAGGTGGGCCAAGCAGCAGGCCAAGTCACTCAGGCCAGCAGGCAGAGTGGTCAGGGTACCACGGAGGCAGGCACCCAGGGCGCCCCGGCTCTGGCCGCCTGGAAGTGGGGGAGAGAGCTGTGGCCCTCAGAGTTGGAGTCTTGGTTCAGCCCTGACTGCCagaggaagtagtagggaggaaGAAGCTTCCCTGTGAAGCCGGCCGTTGGgatagagaaaaacagagaagaccACCAGTGCCTATCAGATGACAGCATCACCCGACAACACCTGGCATCTGCAGGGACCCAACTGGGCACCTTCAGCGTCCTCACTGGAAAGACAGAGCCCAGCCAGCCGCACTGTGGGGAGGAAGGTGATAGGGCTGAGGACAAAGAAAGCAAGCCGTGGGGTAGGTGTTCACACCTAGGTGTAGGGAGAAGAGAGATCTGGAGCTAGGGTTGGGACAAGATGGCCTTTGTGgaccaagaagcagaggcaaagcaGGACAGGGTCAGAATAAGGGTACTCACCTTTGAGGACCAGGGAGCGAAGGCGCAACAGACTCCACGGAACCTGGGCTAGGGTGTCATCTAGCAGTCGAGGGTCCTCGTGGGTACTGAGTCGCAAGAACTCCACCTGCAGCAGCTCTGGGGGCTGCTGGGAACACAGGTACTGCAGCCGATGGCAGCCCCCCGGGTGCACGTCTAAGTTCAGCTGGTTCCCAGCCAGGAGAAAAGGTGCCCCGGGCCTGGattccacagcctccacagcgGATCTTGCAGCATCCTCTGCAGCAGCTGCAGTTTCCTCCGGCTCCAGCCCCTCCAACACTGCAGCCATCACCCATGGAAGGTCCTCGGGGACCAGACATGTCCCAGCTTGCCAAGCAAGCCTGCTCAGGCAAGGCTGAGGAAAGCTGCAGAAGCAGGGGGAGGAGTGAGCTTTAGGGGACCAGTTCCTCCTCCCGATCAGAGTAACAATAACTCAGTCTGGAAGAGGGAGCTCTTGAAACCACTGGTCCAAGAATTCAGGGCCTGAGGGGTACAAAGTGGTCACTGCAGCCCAAGGACCTACGTCTGTGCTGTTAATGAGAActagatcctcctgtctcaaggGCCACCCGGAAGGGAGACTTTGTGAACAGAGGGGAACTCTGCTAGATCAAGGACAAGGGTAATCTGGCCATGTGACCCAGACCCCTCCTACAGGACTCTTGAAATAAGGGCCCACCCCTAACCTTTACACTCATCAGTTTGGGGAGGACCCAGGACCCTCTTCCACTACAGGCTTCGCTGTGCAATAAAGGGTCAGCAAACAGGGAGCCAAGAAAACTTTGGGTTTCCAGGGCTTGAATCTCACATCACGGCCCCTTGGAGAAGCTCTCGCGCCACAAAACCCAATTCACACCTCCGTCATATGGGAAATGTATAGAGGGGCTCCGTTGGCGTGGAGTCGCTTTGGTCCCGCCTCTGCAGCAAACTTCCCACCACCCACTGAATACCTGCAGCGACGATCCCCGCGCCAGTATAGGCGCGCTCCACGCCGGCTTCCCGCCGGCGCGCTTCCGGGCGGGCGTTCGGGCTCCGCCCTTCCCCGTTAGCCACTAGGAACTCCTGGGACGCTGACTCCCACCTCCTGTTTGGTTGCCCGCCCTGGGGAGGCAGGCTTCGCGCATGGAAACTGACTTTTTCAGCCCTCCACAACCCCAGACTTGCTGTGGCACTGCATAGTCCGGGCACCAAGTGCATTCTGAGGCAGAAATTTCGGGTAGAACTTTAGGGTATTGTCGCACTCCTTGTTAGAAGCTCAAACTCTGAATGCCCAATGCGCAGCTAGCACCAAGGGCTTCCTGTGGGAACCCTGTAGGACAGCAGTTCTCGACTTGTGAGTCGCAACCCCTTCGCCAAAcctttcttcaaaaatatttacatttgatTTATAACACTAGTAAAagtacaattatgaagtagcaataaaaataattttatggttagggggtcACTTAAAAcgtgaactgtattaaagggtggtggcagtagggaggttgagaaccaccgagTGTAGGGCCTCCTTCCCAGGCTCTGCAGTGAACTCTAGGCTATTGGACCTTGGATGTCCTCGCTGAACATCAGGACCAGCTGCGCTGAGAATGAGCTTCCTGGCTATGCCTCTTTGAATCCTGTGGATctcacaataaaaaaacaaaaacataaaaaacacaaaaaagttgAGATATAATATCTTGCCCAAGTCCTTTAACTGGTGAATAGCACAGTTAACACTCCACatcctttttttatattttatatttatttatttatcatgtatacaatattgtctgtgtgtatgcctgaaggccagaagagggcaccagaccccgttacagatggttgtgagccaccatgtggttgctggaaattgaactcaggacctttggaagagcaggcaatactcttaacctctgagccatctctccagcgcagCACTCCACACTCTCAACAGAGCTGGTGAACTGGAAATGAACAAGAGGACCATCAGTCAACAGTCTATGCCTCTATGCAACGGGCAAGCTCCCCGTGGCCTCCGGGCTTCCATTCTTCCTAGTACCTGTCTCTTTTTCACTGTTTCGACAAAGCTGTCAGAAAGATCCTTACAAAAACCAGTCCCACTGTACAATACAAGAACTtctggggggctggagggatggctcagaggttaagagcattgcctgctcttccaaaggtcctgagttcaattcccagcaaccacatggtggctcacaaccatcagtaacggggtctggtgccctcttatggccttcaggcatacacacagacagaatattgtatacataataaataaataaatataaaatataaaaaaagaacttccggaggcatcacaatccctgacttcaaactctactacagagctacagtactgaaaacagcctgatattgacataagaacagacagaaggaccaatggaactgaatagaaaacCCAGATatccatccacacatcttcgaacacctgatttttgacaaagaagcaaaaaaaatcaaatgaaaaaaagaaagcatatttaacaagtggtgctggcataactggatatcaacatgtagaagaatgaaaatagacccatatctatcatcatgcacaaaactcaaatccaaatggatcaaagacctcaacataaacccagccacactgaaccttatagaagagaaagtgggaagtacacttgaacgtattggcacaggagaccacttcctaaatagaaccccagcagcacagacactgagagaaacaattaataaacaggacctcctgaaactgaaaagcttctataaagcaaaggacacggtcaacaagacaaaacaacagcctacagtgtgggaaaagatcttcactaatcccacatcagacagaggtctgatctccaaaatgtacaaagaactcaagaaattggataccagccgggcggtagtggcgcactcctttaatcccagcacttgggaggcagaggcaggtggatctctgtgagttcgaggccagcctggtctacaagagctagttccaggacaggaaccaaaaagctacagagaaaccgtgtctcgaaaattcaaaaaaaaaaaaagttggataccaaaagaatacaaaatccaataaaaaaaaatggaatacagacctaaacagagaactctcaacagaggaatctaaaatggctgaaagacacttaaggaaatgttcaacatccttagtcatcagagaaatgcaaatcaaaacaactctgagattccatcttccacctgaaagaatggccaagatcaaaaacactgatgacaacttatgctggagaggttgtggggaaaggggaacactcctgcattgctggtgggaatgcaagctggtacttGCACtcccccctttggatgtcagtgtggcgatttctcagaaaattaggaaacaaccttcctcaagacccagtaataccacttttgggtatatatccaaaggatgctcaattgtgccacaaggacatgtgctcagctatgttcatagcagctttgtttgtcatagccagaacgtggaaacaatctaaatgcccctcgactgaagaacgaataaggaaaatgaggtacatttacacaattgagtactacacagcagaaaaaaataacgacatcttgaattttgcaggaaaatggatggagctagaaaactaTTTTGTgtggggtaacccagacacaaaaagacaattatcacatgtactcactcataggtggtttttaacataaaacaaagaaaaccagcctacaaaccacaatcccagagaacttagacaacaatgtggatactaacagagacttacatagatctaatctccatgagaagtagaaagtagaaaaagacaatatctcctgagtaaattgggagcatggggaccttgggggggggggttgaagaggggagaggagaggcagggagcggagcagagaaaaatgtagagcttaattaaaatcaattaaaaaaaaaaaaaaaaccaaaccagtcccagctgggcggtggtggcgcacacctttagttccaacactcggaaggcagaggcaggcggatctcttgtgagttcgagaccagcctggtctacaaagcaagttccaggacagccaggactattacatagagaaaccctatctcaagaaaacaaaaataaataaataaatggattaattaattaattaaaaaccagTCCCGAAGCTTAGTATAATTGTGCTCACCTGCAAGCCCAGGACCTACCTGAGATGGGAGGATTGTCAGCTTAGGCTGTACagcaagacctgtctcaaaaacaataattgTACAACTGTTACATAACTTTATACTACTGAGCTTGGTATGCTGGTACATGGAATATAAGGTGCAAAAGTTCTTCACCATAGAGCAATCTCACCAGCCCTGTTATGTATTagagttgtgtttttgttttttgtttttttaaaaatcatagcatagggctagagagatggctcagaggttaagagcactgactgctcttccagagggcctaccttaaatttccagcaaccacatggtggctcacagccatgtgtaatgagatctggtgccctcttctggccagcaaatatacagacagacagagcactgtatacaaaataagtaaataaataaatctttaaaaaaaaatcacaacataaaaaaaaatcatgccaggtatggtgtgcatgtgtttaatcccagcgcttTGAAAgtagaagcaagtggatctctgtgagttccaggcaagccagagTTTCATGAGTCacgtctcaaataaaataaaataaaagagaagtctggagaaagggctcagtaTCCTCATTAGGCATCTTTAAGgttgccccccctttttttttttttgagactgggtttctctgtacctttggagcctgtcctggaactagctcttgtagaccaggctggcctcaaactcacagagatccacctgactctgcctcctgagtgctgggattaaaggcatgcgccaccactgcccagctcatatCAGGCATCTTACTACTGCCTGtatgtccagttccaggggaactgatGTTAAATTCTGGCTTctgaaggcactgcacacatgtggtacacatacaaacaagcaggcatatacacattcccattaaaagaaaaatcaaccaggggctagagagatggctccgtgtttAAGAGCACTAGtggttctttcagaggacctgagtcacGTGGTGGCTCAGGACTGTCTTtaatgggatctgatgtcttctgtcatgcagacatggaggaagacagcaCTCATCCATAAATAATTCTTCCAACAGCAACACCTAGTCTGGACTCATTCTAGTAATGTGAGGCACTACACACAAAGTAAGGTGACACTGTCCTGGAGGTTGTCCCCCACAGTTGGCTTCTGCCAGCATGACCTATTTCAGGCCAACTTGTACTGTAGTCTTGGCAGGGTTAGAGCAGGCTTCTCATTTCTCAGCTCAAAGTTACTACTTGTGAAGATTTACTGGTCTTGTAAGacgaagacttttttttttttttccaagacagggtttctcttgcagctttggagcctgtcctggaactagtttttttagaccaggctggtctcaaactcacagagatccacctgcctctgcctcaggagtgctgggattaaaggcgtgcgccaccactgcccagctaagacaaagacttttttctttctttttttatgcatttatttatgcattcatgTCTGTGGGTtggaggacaatttgtgggaataCCTAACTTCTTTCCACCACGTGAATCCTGGGATGGAGCTCAGATTGTCATGCTTGGTCCCATGTACCTTTTACGCGCTACACTATCTTGGGAAGATAGGGGCAAAATAAGGCTGCTAACTCAGGCTTCATCATTACTCAAGGGCATGGGTACCTGTTCCAACAGCATTTGAAGCACTGGTCTCTAGTGCCAGACTCTTCTGGCCTAGCTGGGAAGAAAGGTAGGCTCTCAGAGGCGAATGTAGAGACacgcttttgttgtttttctaga contains these protein-coding regions:
- the Pidd1 gene encoding p53-induced death domain-containing protein 1 isoform X1, whose product is MAAVLEGLEPEETAAAAEDAARSAVEAVESRPGAPFLLAGNQLNLDVHPGGCHRLQYLCSQQPPELLQVEFLRLSTHEDPRLLDDTLAQVPWSLLRLRSLVLKGGQSRGALGACLRGTLTTLPAGLSDLACCLAHLDLSFNRLETLPPCILELRSLDALLLSHNRLSELPEVLGALPALTFLSVRHNCLEKLPATLGSLSALQRLDLSENLLDTIPSEIGNLSNLSELNLASNRLQNLPASLAGLRSLRLLVLHSNLLTSVPTGLAHLPLITRLDLRDNQLRNLPAELLDAPFVRVQGNPLGEASPAPPSPPDISQIPEMPRLFLTSDLDSFLVTPHGCSVTLACGVRLQFPAGATTTPITIHYRLWLPEPHLVSLGPHDFLLSGVLELQPHGVAFQQDVSLWLLFVPPRVQRCREVVVRTRSDDSWTDLETHLEEEAPKRLWARCQVPHFSWFLVVLRPVSNTCLLPPEGALLCSSGHPGVKVTFPSGATEEPRQVSMQVVHMAGLELRALLEESEASVSPLLCLSQSGPPSFLQPVTVQLPLPPGVTGFSLDRSHLHLLYRTPSTATWDDITTQVALELTHLYARFQVTHFSWYWLWYTTKTCVGGLARKAWERLRLHRVNLIALQRRRDPEQVLLQCLPRNKVDATLCRLMDRYRGPEPSDTVEMFEDRPDCVDGRICFVFYSHLKNVKEVYITTALDREAQAVRGQVSFYRGSLPVEVPQEAEAARQRKGTDALWMATLPIKLPRLRGPQGSGQGTDFSLMPLNLGDAETGFLTQSNLLSVASRLGPDWPTVALHLGMPYRELQRIRHEFRDDLDGQIRHMLFSWAERQAGQPGAVGHLVQALEQSDRQDVAEEVRAILELGRHKYQDSIRRTGLAPEDSPLPGTSASQTPESAQA
- the Pidd1 gene encoding p53-induced death domain-containing protein 1 isoform X2; this translates as MAAVLEGLEPEETAAAAEDAARSAVEAVESRPGAPFLLAGNQLNLDVHPGGCHRLQYLCSQQPPELLQVEFLRLSTHEDPRLLDDTLAQVPWSLLRLRSLVLKGGQSRGALGACLRGTLTTLPAGLSDLACCLAHLDLSFNRLETLPPCILELRSLDALLLSHNRLSELPEVLGALPALTFLSVRHNCLEKLPATLGSLSALQRLDLSENLLDTIPSEIGNLSNLSELNLASNRLQNLPASLAGLRSLRLLVLHSNLLTSVPTGLAHLPLITRLDLRDNQLRNLPAELLDAPFVRVQGNPLGEASPAPPSPPDISQIPEMPRLFLTSDLDSFLVTPHGCSVTLACGVRLQFPAGATTTPITIHYRLWLPEPHLVSLGPHDFLLSGVLELQPHGVAFQQDVSLWLLFVPPRVQRCREVVVRTRSDDSWTDLETHLEEEAPKRLWARCQVPHFSWFLVVLRPVSNTCLLPPEGALLCSSGHPGVKVTFPSGATEEPRQVSMQVVHMAGLELRALLEESEASVSPLLCLSQSGPPSFLQPVTVQLPLPPGVTGFSLDRSHLHLLYRTPSTATWDDITTQVALELTHLYARFQVTHFSWYWLWYTTKTCVGGLARKAWERLRLHRVNLIALQRRRDPEQVLLQCLPRNKVDATLCRLMDRYRGPEPSDTVEMFEGEKFFAAFERGIDVDADRPDCVDGRICFVFYSHLKNVKEVYITTALDREAQAVRGQVSFYRGSLPVEVPQEAEAARQRKGTDALWMATLPIKLPRLRGPQGSGQGTDFSLMPLNLGDAETGFLTQSNLLSVASRLGPDWPTVALHLGMPYRELQRIRHEFRDDLDGQIRHMLFSWAERQAGQPGAVGHLVQALEQSDRQDVAEEVRAILELGRHKYQDSIRRTGLAPEDSPLPGTSASQTPESAQA